In Aeromicrobium sp. A1-2, the DNA window CAAGGATCTCGCAGCGCTGCACGCACGGCATCCCTTCATCAACACGTGGGACGACCACGAGACCGCGAACGACACGTGGACCGAGGGTGCCGAGAACCACGACGAGACCGAGGGAGACTTCCCCGTGCGCCGGGCGGCCTCGCTCAAGGCCTACGACGAGTGGATGCCGATCCGTCTCGGTGGCACCGCTGATCTCGGCGACGCCACGACGATCTTCCGCAAGTTCCGCTTCGGCCGACTCATCGAGCTGTCCCTGCTGGACCTACGCAGCTATCGCAATGCCCCCGGTGAGGAGTTCAGCCTCGAGATCGGGGTGACCGGCGACCCCCGGCGGGTCATCGCCGGTGATGCCCAGCTCGGCTGGCTCAAGAACAACCTCTCGACCTCCCCCGCGACCTGGAATCTGGTCGGGAACCCCGTCATGATCACACCGGTGCTCGTGCCGCCGTTGCCAAACCTGGTCAGCGACGCGATCGGCGGCTTCGCCGGGATCCTGCCAACCGAGGGCGTGCCCTACAACACCGACCAATGGGACGGCTACGCCGTCGAGCGCAAGAAGCTGACCGACCACATCAGGGACAACCGGATCAAGAATGTCGTCTTCCTCACCGGCGACATTCACTCCGGCTGGGCCTGCGACATCCCCGTCGACAAGGGGCTGTATCCACTGGGTGGCTCGATCGCGACCGAGCTGGTCACGTCGTCGGTCACCAGCAACAACCTCGATGACATCGTCGGCGCGCCATCCAGGTCGGCCTCGATCGTCGTGGAGACTGCATTCCAGGTGCTCAACCGGTACATCAAGTACGTCAACCTCGACGACCACGGGTATTCGGTGCTCGACGTGACACCTGCTCGGGTGCAGATCGACTACTTCGTGATCAGTGACCGGGCGGACCCGCGTGCCACGTCGGCGCGGACCCGGTCGTACGTCGTCGCGTCCGGCACCCAGCGGGTCGAGCCGAGCGCCACCGGCATCGTCTGAGGTGTCGGGACACCCCCGTCAGGACGCGTCGTGGAGGAATTTCTCCAGCAGTGGTCCGGCGGTCTGTGACCCCGAGTCCCCATCGGCGACGAACACGGCAACCGCAAGATCGTCCTGCGTGGCGATCATCCAGGCGTGGGTGCGCTGCGGCGGCTCAGCCGCCTCCTCTCCCGCCCGCCCCGGGGAGTCGGCCAGCATCGTGGGCGTCACGCTTGATCCTTTGCTGACAGATGCTGCGACGACAGCCACCGCAAGCGGCGAGGCCTCGATGCGGCCCTGGCCGATCATCGAGGCGGCCCGCGCGGAGTCCGAGTGCGGCGGCCGCGCCCGCGAGCCCGTCCTGCGGCGCCTTGTCGCGCATCGCGATCATCGCGGTGTTGCACGAGTTGGCGATCGCCGTGCGGAGCGGGATATCGCCAATCGCGCGACTCGGGTAGTCCGAGTAGTTCGTGAACCGGCGACCGTCGACCGTGATCGTGCTGGTGCACGGCACGACAGACGACCGCTTGAGGCCCGATCGCAGGAACGCCAGCGCTGTGACCAGCTTGAAGGTCGAACCCGGGGCGTAGTGTCCCGCTGCGGCCGTGTCGGCACCCTCGCCTCCGGGGCCACTGGCGAGCGCCACGATCTGGCCGGACGAGGGCCTAATCGCAACGATCGCGCTCGCCGGGCCGACGTCCGCGAGGATCTTGTCAGCGGCCCCCTGCAGGTCGACGTCGATCGTCGTACGCAATGGCTTGCCCGCCTGGGCCTTGCTCGTGAACATCTCGGTGGGCTCCGCGCCCTCCTCGAACGACACCGCCTCGACGGCGATGCCAGGCGCTCCCCTCAGCTGGCTGTCGTGGCGCAGCTGGAGGCCCGACAGGCCAACCTGGTCCCCTGCCTGCACCGTCCCCTTGGATTTCGCGATGATCTCCGCGGTTGCCTCCCCGACGCTGCCCAGCAACGGCCGACCGAACTCCCGACTGGGCGCCAGCGGAACCTCGGCCCCGAGCTGAACTGCGCCCGGGATCGCTCCGAGCTCCGCGTCGCTGAGGGCGTCGCCGGAGTCGGCCCGCACGACCAGCCCCACGACGAAGGCTTGGGCGCCGGCGCCCTTGACACTCGTGACGTACTGGCCCGCGTCGATGTCGAGGCGCTTGGCCAGCGTCCTGGCCGAACTGACGGCTTCGGCAGCTTTGACAAGGGACTTGTCGATGCCGATTCGCTTGACCGGCCGCTCGATCACGAGCCCCTCGTCTTCCGCGCCGAGGATGTCGCCACGGTCGGCCGACGAAGTGCGAAGCCTCAGTCGATTGTCGGCGGTGAGGCCAAGAGCGACGATCGCCGGCACCCACTTCACCGCCCACACGCCTTCGGCGTACGACAACGTCGCAGGGGTCGAATAGCTCCAGTCGTCACCCTTGAACGCCCAGGTGGTCTGCAGCGTCGCGGTCGCTCTGTCGCCATCCTGCTCGATCTCGCCGACAGTGACCTTCGCCCTGGCGCCACCCATGCCTTCGACGATCCGTTTGAAGTCCGCCTGGGACACGCGGCCACCCTGGGCAGTGACCACCTGGGAGAGATCCTGCGTGGTCAGCCCCTCGGCCAGGATCTCAGCGGCGTTACGGGGATCGGCTCGGCCGGACGAACAGGCTGTCAGCAGCGCCCCGGTCACGATCGCGGCGCACGCCGCGGCAAAGGTGCGACGACGTGTCACAGAGACCGAGCTCATGTCGACTCTCCCCGAGAAGGTGTCAGCCTGTTCCTACAGGCCAGTGGCGAAGTGAAACAGGTGACGTTTGCGCGTGTCAACGACGACGAACACCACGGCCGTGTCGAGACGGAGGCCACCGGATCGAACCCACCCAACGAGCCCCGTCAGACCCAGTGGCCCCAACTACGGTTTTCGTCGGGAACTTCAATCATTTTCTCGGGATGACTACCCATTGACACGCCTGCTTGCCAGCCAATAGCCTTCGCTCACTTTATGCGGTTTCGACGACACACACTCCCAGGAGCCACCGTGCGCCAACCTGTCCGACTCATGACGATCTTCGCCGTCATCGCCACCACACTGGCACTACCTGTCCCGGCCGACGCGGCTCTCAAGAGCACCACCAGCAAATGCTCGAGCCTTGTCATCATCGGGGCCAGGGGGTCCGGACAGTCCATGTCATCCGGATCGATCAGCGGATTCGGGCCGGAGGTCACCGGTTCAGTCAAGAACATGGTGTCCCGCATCAAGCGGACCGGTACGTACCGCTACGTCGGCGTGAGCTACCCGGCAATTCCCGTGGACCGCAACTGGACCACATCCAAATACTTCGCCAGCGTCGGGAAGGGCGCCAAGTTCACGATGGACACGGTCAAGAGCATCGGCAAGTCGTGCTCGAGCACCAAGTTCGCCTTGATCGGCTACAGCCAGGGTGCCTCGGTCATGCGGTGGGCCATCCGAGACCTGCCCTCGACCCTCCAGGCCCGAGTTCTGCTGGTCGGCATGATTGCCGACCCCGAGCGACGCGGATTCAACACCTCCCCGTCGGACATCGGCTTCGTCGAGAACTACGACTCCGGCACGCTCTATGGGAGCGGCTTGCTCGGCGCAGGCCCGAAGATGCCCTCCGGAAGGTCGCGCGCAGTCGTCCAGTTCTGCCACAAGAACGACAACGTGTGCAATCGCCCGGGCAACAGTGGTGTAGCCGTCGGCGACTGGGGCAAAGTCGACACCAAGACCCACGGGTCCTTCTACAAGACCAGCTCGACGTACCCGAAGACGGGACTGATGCTCTACGTCCCGCTCGCGAACTACGGCGGATTCCGTTAGCAGAGTGTCATCAACGATGACGTCCGCGGCGCGTCTTCCCCAAGCTGCGCCGCGGACGTCGTGATGATGCGTCGGTGTGCCTACTGGTAGACCGGCACCGCGATCTCCGAACCCATCTGCAGTGCTGATGCGTTCGGAAGGGAGTTGAGCCGGACGATCTGGTCGACGGTCTGGCGGATGTCCCCATTGGGGTTGGCCTCGGCGGCGATCTCCCACAGCGTGTGGCCGGGCAGCACCCGGACCGTCGTGGTCTCCGGCGCGGGCCCGGCCGCGTCGCCGGCGACCGACGATGAGCCGAACATCACGACGGCCATCGCGACGGCTGCGACGGCTGCAGACAGGACGACGGCCTTGCCGCGGCGAGTCAGCCGGAGGTGGGACGCCGTGCGGGCATCAGGGACGGCGCGCAGGTGGCGGACCGGGCGGGTGTTGGCGTGCGGAGAGAGATGATCGGTGTGGCCGAATGCGATGCTGCTCATGAGTGCCTCCGTGGGGGAAGTGAGACGGTGATCCTGACGTGTGGTGTGCCGATCAAACGCTGCTCTCGATGTCATTCGAATGGTGCGAACAGGCGTTCGATCGAACACATGTACGACAATAGGGGCCGCCTCTGACAAAAGGAAGGACCTTTCGAACACAATTTCGACTGGCGGTCCTCAACTGCTGCAATGGCGGGCTCGAATTGCCGACGGAAATGTTGCATGTCACATCGTCGGCAGGTCCTGGGGAGGCGATGAACCGGCGAGACGGCTACGTTCGACACATGGCTTCCACGCGTTCGAACGTCCTCACGGCCTGGAAGCAGGCCTCCGCTCAGCAGGCGCCGCTGCTGGCTGCCGGTGTCGCGTTCTACGCGTTCCTGTCGCTCTTCCCAGCTTTGATCGCCGGCGTCCTCGCCTATGGTCTGGTCGCATCTCCCGAGACTGTGCAGCGACAGTCCACCCAGATCGCCGACGCGCTCCCCGCCGATGCCGCCTCGCTGGTCACCGGCCAGCTCGACTCGCTGACCTCGACACCCAGCGACTCGCTCGGAATCGGACTGGCCATCGCGATCCTGCTGGCGATCTACAGCGCCTCCGGCGGCGTCGGCAACCTGGTGACGGCGGTCAACTCGATGTTCGGCCTGGCCGAGACCCGCAACTTCATCAAGCGCAAGCTGCTCGCCCTGGGGCTCACGGCCGGCGCGATCATCTTCCTCGTCGTGGTCATCGGGCTCGTCGCGGCAGCGCCCGCGGTCTTCGACGCCATCGACATCGTCCCGGGCCTTCGAGCCGGACTGGAGGCCGCGCGCTGGATCCTGCTGATCGGCTCGGTCATCCTGGCGATCGGGGTCCTGTTCCGCCTCGCCCCCAACCGCACCAGCACGTCCGGGCTGATGACCAAGGGTGTCGTAGTGGCCAGCACCCTGTGGGTCCTGGTGTCGGTCGGCTTCTCGCTGTATGTGGACAACTTCGGCAGCTATGGCAAGACGTACGGTGCGCTGGCCGGTGTCGTGGTGCTGCTCCTGTGGCTCTGGATCGGCATCTACGCGATCCTGCTCGGCGCCTGCATCGAGGCGGTCCGCGAGAAGGTCGTGACCCCCGAGACCGTCGACGAGGACAAGGAGATCGCCGAGTGGCGCACGGCCGAGGCCGATTCCGAGGAGGAGCTCGTGCCGGTCACCGTCGTCGACGAGCCTGATCCGGCCGAGTCCAACGATGAGAAGTCCCGACGCCGTCTGCGCCTGCCATTCGGCAGGAAGCGCGCCGCTCGCCGCTGAGTGAGAAGTGCCGGGAGATTGAGGGACCAGCGTCGCACTGCGGGCCTGCAGGCCCCCACCTCACGCGCTCCCAGGAGAACCCATGGCCGGCTTCATCCCCAAAGATCCCGCGCAGCAGCACCCTGACGGCCGCCGGCGCGACCCTCGACGAGATTCACGCTCTCGTGACGCAGCTGGCCTCCGCCGACTAGAACAAGCGGCCCACGACGAACGCGAGGACTCCCACCACCACGACGAGTGCGATGACGCCGCTGACCAGGGCGACGTTCGGCCCCCGAGAGCCCGGTAGGGTGCGCTCGCCGAGGTCGACCTCGAAGTCGGGCAGCAGCAGCTGGAGATCGACGTCAGCGGCATCGGACTTGCCGGACGCCGCCAGCAGCGCGCGGGCGGCGGCCTCGACGCCGGACAGCTCGAGTGCCGAGGTGGTGCCGACGTCGCGGACCTCGATCGACCACCCGTCCGCGGCGCGGGTGCCCACGACCAGATAGCTCATCGCGCACCGGCCTTCTTGAGTCGGCGCGCTCCGAGGCGGCGCATCATCGGATCCGCGTACATGAATCCGGCGGGCGACAGTGTCCCGATCCGGCCGAGCACACCACGCCAGGCCGGGAGCGTCCGGTAGACGCGTCGGGTGCCGAACATGTCGACGAGCTCGCGTGCCACGTGGGCGGGAGTCAGCATGACTCCCGCGGCCAAGGCTTCGCGCGCTCCACCGTCGACGTCGAATCCGTCGACCATCGCGGTGTCGGTGCCATCGGGACACACCGCGTGCACCCCAATCTTGTCACCGCGCAGTTCGGCGGCCACGGAGGTTGCCAGCGAAAGCACGGCAGCCTTGGTCGCTGCGTAGACGCTCAGGCCCGGGACCGGTGCGTGCGAGCTGAGCGACGCGAGGATGCCGATCTCGCCACCCTTGACGCCACCCACGGCCTGTCCGCGGAACGTGTCGGCCGCGGCGCGTACGCCCCACATGACGCCCAGCACGTTGACGTCGACCATCGTGCGAACCTGGCTGATCGACAGTGCGGTCAGCTCGCCGTCGATGCCGACACCGGCATTGCAGACCCACGCCCCCAGTGGTGCGATCTCGCAGGCGCGGGCTGCAACGTCGCGGTTGGCCTCAGGGTCCGTGACATCGAGCACGAGACCCAGCGCTGCGCCGATCTCGAGGGCGGTCTGCTCGGCCGCAGCGCCGTCGACATCGGTCACGACGACGTCGTACCCGCGGCCCATGAGCTCGACGGCGATGGCCCTACCTATCCCCCGTCCGGCTCCGGTCACGACGGCTGATCTGGGACTTCCGGGCTTCACGAGGGGCTTCGACACTGCACCAACCTAGATGCGCCGCCCGCGACACGCCATCGAACATATGTTTGAACTGGGGGCGTGTTCGGGGTTAGTCTTCGATCATGAGTGATGACCGCAACGCCGAAGTCACCGAGCTCCCGGACGGGCCGGCCGACTCGACCGGGCTGACCGCCCGCCAGCGCAAGGTGCTGGAGTTCCTGCGCGACGAGATCGAGACCCGAGGCTACCCGCCCAGCATGCGTGAGATCGGCGCAGCCGTCGGTCTGACCAGCACGTCTTCGGTCGCGCACCAGCTGCGCGCGCTCGAGGCACTCGGCTACGTCAAGCGCGATCCCAACCGGCCGCGGGCGCTGGAGATCTTCCTGCCGGACGTCATGGCCGCTCGCCGCTCGATGAGCAGCTCACCCGAGAGCACCTTCGACGAGACCGGCATCGGCGATGCCATGCCGATCGCAACCAATGTGCCGCTGGTCGGTCGCATAGCGGCCGGTGGTCCGATCCTGGCCGAGGAGCGGGTCGAGGAGATCTTCCCGCTGCCCAAGTCGCTCGTGGGCGACGGCACCCTGTTCCTGCTCGAGGTCTCCGGCGACTCGATGATCGACGCAGCGATCTGCAGCGGCGACTATGTCGTGATCCGCCAGCAGCCCGACGCCGAGAACGGCGAGATCGTCGCAGCGATGCTCGACGGCGAGGCGACGGTCAAGACGCTGCAGCGCAAGGACGGCCAGGTCTGGCTGCTTCCGCACAATGCCGACTACTCCCCCATCGACGGCACCCACGCCACGATCCTCGGCAAGGTCACCGCGGTCCTGCGCCGCGTCTGACCCTGTTCGTCACGCGGTGGGACGAGTACGGGCGTCCCACGCACTACGGACCATCTCGATCAGCGAGTGGCGCATCTGCCAGTCGAGGTCGCGCGCCGCGATCTCCCCGGACGCCACGATCCGCGCGGGGTCACCCGGCCGACGGTCGCCAACCTCAGGCTCGAACGGGATGCCGCTCGCCTGGGCCACCGCGTCCATGATCTCGCGCACCGACACACCGTCGCCGCTGCCGAGGTTGTAGACCGGCTCGAGCCCGACGCCCGCGAGCAGCTTCTTCGCCGCCACGACGTGCGCCTCGGCCAGATCGGCCACATGGATGTAGTCGCGCTCACAGGTGCCGTCCGGTGTCGGGTAGTCAGTGCCGTTGATGCGCGGCGTCCGCCCCTCCACCAGCGCCTCGATGACCAGTGGGAACAAGTTGTGCGGGCTGGTGTCGTAGAGCTCAGGCACCGCCGAGCCGACGACGTTGAAGTAGCGCAGCGATGTGTGATGCAACGGGAAGGCACGCGCCGCGTCTCGCAGCAGCCACTCGCCGATCAGCTTGCTCTCGCCATACGGTGACTCAGGCGCGGTCGGCGTCGCCTCAGTGACGATGTCGACGTCGGGCGTGCCGTAGACCGCCGCGCTCGAGGAGAACACGATCTTGTCGACGTCGGACTCGTGCATCGCCTGCAACAGGCTCACGGTGCCCTGCACGTTCTGCTCGTACGTGTGCAGGGGACGCTGCACCGACACCCCGGCGTACTTGAACCCCGCGAGGTGGACGACGGCCTCGATCTCGCGCTCGACCATGACCTTGGCCATCAAGGTGCTGTCGAGGATCGTCGTGTCGACGAAATCGACCTCCGCCGGGACGAACTCGCGGTGCCCGCTCGAGAGGTCGTCGACCACGACACACTCGAGCCCGGCCATGCTCAGTGCCCGCACGACGTGCGAACCGATGTATCCGGCACCGCCGGTGACGAGGACGCTCATTTCACCAGCGTGCCAGCAAGGCGGCCGGCCTGTGAAGCGAGGGTCTGCCGGGGTCGCCGAGCCTCACGCGTCAGCACGAGCGGCCTCGTCAAGGCGGCGTAGTGCGGCGAGGGCGATCTCACGATCGGTCGTCCGCCACATGTCCGGAAGGGAGGCGGCCAGGAACGAGCCGTATCGGGCCGTCACGATGCGGGGATCGAGGATCGCGACAACACCCTTGTCGGTCGCGCGCCGGATCAGCCGCCCCGTGCCCTGCGCCAGCAGCAGTGCCGCGTGACTGGCGGCGACGCTCATGAACCCGTTGCCGCCACGCTTCTCGACCAACCGTTGGCGGGCGCTCATCAGCGGGTCGTCAGGGCGGGGGAACGGGATCCGATCGATGATGACCAGCTGACAGGTGTCGCCCGGCAGGTCGACGCCCTGCCACAGGCTCAGCGTGCCGAACAGGCACGTGCTCGGCGTCTCGGCGAAGCGTCTGGCGAGCTCGGGCAGCTGGGCGTCGCCTTGGCACCAGATGTCGATGTCGGGCAGTCGTTCGCGCACCTCTTCGGCCGCCTTCTCCGCGGCCCGACGCGACGAGAACAGGCCGAGAGTGCGGCCGCCGGCTGCCTCGACCAGTGAGGTGATCTCGGCGAGCTGTGCCTCCTCCAACCCGTCGCGGCCCGGCAGCGGCAGGCCCTTGGCGACGTAGAGCATGCCCTGCTTGCGATAGTCGAATGGCGATCCGACGTCGAGTGAGCTCCACGTGTCGGCCCCCGGCTCGAGTCCCAACGAACGGGCCACGGGGTCGAAGCCGCCGCCGAGTTGGAGGGTCGCGCTGGTCAGCACCACGGTCTTGCCGCCGAAGAGCTTGTCGCGCAGGCTTGCCGAGACGTCGATCGGCGCAATGTGCAGCTGCTTGTTGCCGCGGTTGTCGCTCATCCAGAGCACTTCGGTCTCGCCCTTGGCAGCCATCCGTTCGGCGATCTTGCGGACGTCGTCGACCATGCCCCGCGCCTGCTGGCGGGCCGCATCGGGCTCGCCCTTTTCTTTGTCCTTGGGGAACGCCGACAGGCACGCGCGAGCGGTGTCCCGGACGAAGGCCAGCACCTCGCGCAGCGGCTGAGGCGGATCGTCGATGCGGCCCTCCTCGGTGCGGGCCAGCACGTCGGCGAGCGCGTCGGAAGCATCAGTGAGGTCGTCGGCCTCGCGCCCGTCAACCTGCCCACGGGCACGGCGCGCTGCGCGCTCGACCACGACAGGGTCCAGCTCGTCGGTCGATGCCTGGGTCACCCGCGCGGCCAGCTCGTGCGCCTCGTCGACGATGACCGCGTCGTACTCCGGGAGCATCGGCACGCCGTCGATCGCGTCGATCGCCAGCAGCGCGTGGTTCGTCACGACTACCTGGGCGGTCTGCGCATCC includes these proteins:
- a CDS encoding YihY/virulence factor BrkB family protein, whose protein sequence is MASTRSNVLTAWKQASAQQAPLLAAGVAFYAFLSLFPALIAGVLAYGLVASPETVQRQSTQIADALPADAASLVTGQLDSLTSTPSDSLGIGLAIAILLAIYSASGGVGNLVTAVNSMFGLAETRNFIKRKLLALGLTAGAIIFLVVVIGLVAAAPAVFDAIDIVPGLRAGLEAARWILLIGSVILAIGVLFRLAPNRTSTSGLMTKGVVVASTLWVLVSVGFSLYVDNFGSYGKTYGALAGVVVLLLWLWIGIYAILLGACIEAVREKVVTPETVDEDKEIAEWRTAEADSEEELVPVTVVDEPDPAESNDEKSRRRLRLPFGRKRAARR
- a CDS encoding ATP-dependent DNA helicase gives rise to the protein MPSEPDVRAVLHAAVEAVGGEDRPGQIQMAEAVQHALESGQHLLVQAGTGTGKSLGYLVPSLLHGKRVVVATATLNLQHQLVERDIPALKDAAKATLDVVPHHAVVKGRGNYACLHRVREGAPDDQGTLVDVPEGSLGAEVLELREWAEEQSVSRQIADRDSAPSHTERAWRQVSVNHRECLGASRCAHAKECFAELAREDAQTAQVVVTNHALLAIDAIDGVPMLPEYDAVIVDEAHELAARVTQASTDELDPVVVERAARRARGQVDGREADDLTDASDALADVLARTEEGRIDDPPQPLREVLAFVRDTARACLSAFPKDKEKGEPDAARQQARGMVDDVRKIAERMAAKGETEVLWMSDNRGNKQLHIAPIDVSASLRDKLFGGKTVVLTSATLQLGGGFDPVARSLGLEPGADTWSSLDVGSPFDYRKQGMLYVAKGLPLPGRDGLEEAQLAEITSLVEAAGGRTLGLFSSRRAAEKAAEEVRERLPDIDIWCQGDAQLPELARRFAETPSTCLFGTLSLWQGVDLPGDTCQLVIIDRIPFPRPDDPLMSARQRLVEKRGGNGFMSVAASHAALLLAQGTGRLIRRATDKGVVAILDPRIVTARYGSFLAASLPDMWRTTDREIALAALRRLDEAARADA
- the lexA gene encoding transcriptional repressor LexA gives rise to the protein MSDDRNAEVTELPDGPADSTGLTARQRKVLEFLRDEIETRGYPPSMREIGAAVGLTSTSSVAHQLRALEALGYVKRDPNRPRALEIFLPDVMAARRSMSSSPESTFDETGIGDAMPIATNVPLVGRIAAGGPILAEERVEEIFPLPKSLVGDGTLFLLEVSGDSMIDAAICSGDYVVIRQQPDAENGEIVAAMLDGEATVKTLQRKDGQVWLLPHNADYSPIDGTHATILGKVTAVLRRV
- a CDS encoding SDR family oxidoreductase, giving the protein MSKPLVKPGSPRSAVVTGAGRGIGRAIAVELMGRGYDVVVTDVDGAAAEQTALEIGAALGLVLDVTDPEANRDVAARACEIAPLGAWVCNAGVGIDGELTALSISQVRTMVDVNVLGVMWGVRAAADTFRGQAVGGVKGGEIGILASLSSHAPVPGLSVYAATKAAVLSLATSVAAELRGDKIGVHAVCPDGTDTAMVDGFDVDGGAREALAAGVMLTPAHVARELVDMFGTRRVYRTLPAWRGVLGRIGTLSPAGFMYADPMMRRLGARRLKKAGAR
- a CDS encoding cutinase family protein; protein product: MRQPVRLMTIFAVIATTLALPVPADAALKSTTSKCSSLVIIGARGSGQSMSSGSISGFGPEVTGSVKNMVSRIKRTGTYRYVGVSYPAIPVDRNWTTSKYFASVGKGAKFTMDTVKSIGKSCSSTKFALIGYSQGASVMRWAIRDLPSTLQARVLLVGMIADPERRGFNTSPSDIGFVENYDSGTLYGSGLLGAGPKMPSGRSRAVVQFCHKNDNVCNRPGNSGVAVGDWGKVDTKTHGSFYKTSSTYPKTGLMLYVPLANYGGFR
- a CDS encoding alkaline phosphatase; this translates as MTQTSRRTFIASGTAVAAGAVAAGLPLLPAEAATSTYFRHGVASGDPLPGSVILWTRVTPTSSAAPGSGKGAKAAVVWQVATDATFRRIVRHGTFTTSAARDHTVKIDVTGLTAATTYFYRFSYKGRFSPVGRTRTAPAVGADVQRMRLGIVSCANLQAGWFSSYRHLAARDDLDAILHLGDYLYEYGPGEFGYGNKNVDIRPHVPAHETVTLRDYRQRHAQYKQDKDLAALHARHPFINTWDDHETANDTWTEGAENHDETEGDFPVRRAASLKAYDEWMPIRLGGTADLGDATTIFRKFRFGRLIELSLLDLRSYRNAPGEEFSLEIGVTGDPRRVIAGDAQLGWLKNNLSTSPATWNLVGNPVMITPVLVPPLPNLVSDAIGGFAGILPTEGVPYNTDQWDGYAVERKKLTDHIRDNRIKNVVFLTGDIHSGWACDIPVDKGLYPLGGSIATELVTSSVTSNNLDDIVGAPSRSASIVVETAFQVLNRYIKYVNLDDHGYSVLDVTPARVQIDYFVISDRADPRATSARTRSYVVASGTQRVEPSATGIV
- a CDS encoding LysM domain-containing protein → MSSIAFGHTDHLSPHANTRPVRHLRAVPDARTASHLRLTRRGKAVVLSAAVAAVAMAVVMFGSSSVAGDAAGPAPETTTVRVLPGHTLWEIAAEANPNGDIRQTVDQIVRLNSLPNASALQMGSEIAVPVYQ
- a CDS encoding penicillin-binding transpeptidase domain-containing protein, with protein sequence MSSVSVTRRRTFAAACAAIVTGALLTACSSGRADPRNAAEILAEGLTTQDLSQVVTAQGGRVSQADFKRIVEGMGGARAKVTVGEIEQDGDRATATLQTTWAFKGDDWSYSTPATLSYAEGVWAVKWVPAIVALGLTADNRLRLRTSSADRGDILGAEDEGLVIERPVKRIGIDKSLVKAAEAVSSARTLAKRLDIDAGQYVTSVKGAGAQAFVVGLVVRADSGDALSDAELGAIPGAVQLGAEVPLAPSREFGRPLLGSVGEATAEIIAKSKGTVQAGDQVGLSGLQLRHDSQLRGAPGIAVEAVSFEEGAEPTEMFTSKAQAGKPLRTTIDVDLQGAADKILADVGPASAIVAIRPSSGQIVALASGPGGEGADTAAAGHYAPGSTFKLVTALAFLRSGLKRSSVVPCTSTITVDGRRFTNYSDYPSRAIGDIPLRTAIANSCNTAMIAMRDKAPQDGLAGAAAALGLRAGRLDDRPGPHRGLAACGGCRRSICQQRIKRDAHDAGRLPGAGGRGGG
- the galE gene encoding UDP-glucose 4-epimerase GalE produces the protein MSVLVTGGAGYIGSHVVRALSMAGLECVVVDDLSSGHREFVPAEVDFVDTTILDSTLMAKVMVEREIEAVVHLAGFKYAGVSVQRPLHTYEQNVQGTVSLLQAMHESDVDKIVFSSSAAVYGTPDVDIVTEATPTAPESPYGESKLIGEWLLRDAARAFPLHHTSLRYFNVVGSAVPELYDTSPHNLFPLVIEALVEGRTPRINGTDYPTPDGTCERDYIHVADLAEAHVVAAKKLLAGVGLEPVYNLGSGDGVSVREIMDAVAQASGIPFEPEVGDRRPGDPARIVASGEIAARDLDWQMRHSLIEMVRSAWDARTRPTA